CAATCGAACGGCTGATGTTGCGGTCGATATCTTTGGGATTGTCATGTTCGACAACGAAGTGCTTTGCCTTGGTGGCGCGCAGGGCCGCCATCAGTTTGCCCCATTCCACCTTGCCGTGGCCGACATCGGCCCAGCCGTCTTCGTCCTTAGCCTCGCCTGCCGGCGCGATGTCCTTGACATGCACCGCGGTGATGCGCGAGCCAAGCTTCTCGATCCAGGCGAAAGGATCGGCATTGCCGCGAATGACCCAGGCGATGTCGGCTTCCCAGGAAATATCAGGCGCACCCTCGAAGAGGCGCTCGATCGGCAGCGAGCCGTCGGCCAGCTTGACGAATTCGAAATCGTGATTGTGCCAGCCGAATTCGTAGCCGGCTTCCTTGTATGGCTTGCTCATCTCCTGCAGGCGTTTGCCGAAGGCGACCCAGCCGGCGGCGTCGGAGGGGCGCTGCTCAGCGGCCAGATGCGGCGCATAGATCGAATCCATGCCGAGAATCTTGGCAATGTTCAGCGACTTCTGCACGTCCTTCTCCAGGAAATCCGGGCTGAAATGGCCGGTCGCCATGACCAGGCCGTTCTTGTCGAGATCGGCGCGAAGGCTCTTCAGCCCCGCATCGTCGAGATCGGCATAAATGCCGCCGAAGCCTTCGACTTCGGCATAACCCGCCTTGCCGAGCTTTTCGAAAATCGCCGAATAAGGCTGGAAATTACGGGCGCTGTAGAGCTGGTAGCTGAGTTTCGTCATCATATTCTCCTCGGGCCTCGTGCCCATGCTTGGGAAGGATCAATCCGCCGATTGGCAGGAATGCAGGTCGTAGAAGCGGAACTCCGGAAGGGCGCCGCGATCAAGCTGATGTGCCGGGGTAAAGGTGATGCGGCGGCTCTCGCCGGCTGCAAGGTCGAAGGCATTGTCGGAATATTTGCCGTCCGTCTCGGTCTCGATCATCACGAAGAGCGCAAGTCCCCTCGCGGTGACGTTGATATCGATCGCACCACTCTCCCCGACATATTCGTGAGCGACCGTCAGGCCCGACGGCTCCAATTCCAGCGCCTTATAGGTGCCGTTGACATAATGCCCCTCGCCGCCCATGCCGTTCGACGCGGTGAAATGCCAGGCAAGCAGCGTGTCGGCGGGGATGTCGGAAACGTCGATGCTCGCAGCCGTCACCGCGGCATCCGGCGAGCACACGGCTTGCACGTCTTTCAGGTGCAGGCGTTCGCCCTTCATCGTCAGAGCCGAGATGGAAAGATCGATGCTGATATCTTCAAGCGTGTCGTTGACCAGCGAGAAGCGGATCGTCTTGCCGTCCTCGGAAGGAATGGCCGCGACCGCGACCGGCTGGAAGAAGCGCTTGACGAGATAATGCATCGCCTTCCAGCGGCCGCCATAGTCGAGGCTCGACCACGAGGCGACCGGCCATGTGTCGTTGAGCTGCCAGTAGATCGTGCCCATGCAATGCGGTTTGAGCGACCGCCAATATTCCACCGCCGTCTTGATGGCGAGGCCCTGCTGTATCTGGGAAAGATAGACGAAGTTCGGAAAATCCTTGGGGAAACGGAAATAGCGGAACATCGTGCCGGCGATCCGCTCATTGCCGCCGGCATTCTTCTGGTGCAGCTCCATGACGGGGGAAGCAACGTTCATGTCCTTCTCCTCGGCATAGGTCTTGATGACGGGCAGCGAGGTATAGGACTGGAAGCCGAATTCCGAGCAGAAGCGCGGCCGCACCGAACGGTAATTGTTGAACGACTTATTCTCGTGCCAGACCGACCAGTAATGCATGTCGCCGGAGCCGTCGGCATGCCAGGCATCGCCGAAATCGAGATAGCCCGAAGCGGGGCTCGACGGCCACCAGAGAGCGCCGGGCAGCGCCTTCTTCACCGCCTGCTCGATCGTCCGGTTGAGGCGGTCGTAGGAGACGAGATAGCGGTCGCGATCCTTCCGTGATTCCTCGAACCAGGTGAGTGCTCCCACAAGTTCGTTGTCACCGCACCAGAGCGCAATCGAGGGATGCGAAGAAAGCCGGCGCACCTGGTAATCGACCTCGATCGCGACATTGTCGAGGAAGTCCTCGGTCGAGGGATAGAGGTTGCAGGCAAACATGAAGTCCTGCCAGACCATCAGGCCCAGCCGGTCGCATAAATCGTAGAAATGATCCTGCTCGTAAAAGCCGCCGCCCCAGACGCGGATCATGTTCATGTTGGCGGCTACGGCCGATTGCAGGAGATCCTCGGTCTTTTCAGGCGACGACAGCGAAAACAGCGCGTCAGCCGGGATCCAGTTGGCGCCGCGGCAGAAAATCTCACGGCCATTGACCTTGAAGGCGAAGCGGCTGCCTGATGCATCCGGGGTGGTGATCAGCTCGATGGTGCGAAGACCGATCTGCTTCGTCACCTCATCCGTCGGCAATTCGACGGACAGGCTATAGAGCGCCTGCTCGCCGCTGCCGGAAGGCCACCATAGGCGCGGATTGTCGATATGGAAGAGATGGTTGACATGGGTCTCGCCATGGACGCCGACATCGAGGCGCACCCGCTCGCCATCGAGATCGAAATAGACCTGGGCAATGCTCGGCCCCTTGGAATAGAGCGTCGCCGTCACCGTCAGATCGACCGATCCGTCGAAATTATGCGTCTGGCGGGTGACGACATGTTCGATGCGCGCGGTCTCGAGCTTCTTCAGCGCGATCGTGCCGTAAAGGCCGAACGGCGCAATGGCGATATTCCAGTCCCAGCCGAAATGGCATTGCGGCTTGCGCAGCATGTTGCCATCCGGGATCGGCGAATTGCCCGTGCTGTATGGGATGTAGAAGGGCTGCTTCTTCTGCCGCTCGGCCCCGACCGCGATGTTCGAGGCGAAGACGATGCGGATGACATTGTCGGCCGCTTTCAACATGCTGGACACATCGGGCCGGTAGCGGCGGAAGCTGTTATCGGCTTCGAGCGCCAGGAAGCCGTTGACATGGACGCTGGCGACCGTGTCGAGGTAGTCGATATCCAGATACCAGTCGCCATCGACCTCCGGCAGCGCGAAGCTGCGCTCCACCGCCCATTCACGCTCGGCGACCCACTGCACCTTTTCCTCGTTGCGGCCGAAATAGGGATCGGGGATCAGCCCTGCCCGGTGGAGCGCGGTATGCACGTCGCCCGGCAGCATGATCGCAGTGCGAATCTCGCCGTCGACGGAGGCGAGCTGCCACGAACCGGAAAGGTCGATGTTGGAGGGGGGCGTTTGTTGCGTCACGATGTCGTTTCCGATTTCGAAAAGGGTTGTGGTCTTGAAGGAAGGGCAAATGTCACCGTTCGGTGGCCTTCACCTAGTCGTTCGTCAGAGACGTTTCGTTTTTCTCCTCATCCGCCCACCCCGCTCTCCGTCATCCTCGGGCTTGACCCGAGGATCTACACCGCATCCACGTGCGGCAGCGGGCATGGATCCTCGGGTCAAGCCCGAGGATGACGGAGGTCGGGGTTGGCCTTTTCGTCAAACTCGCTCCGGCTAGTGGCCTCAATCCGCAAAATCCCTAGAGACGCAGCTCACTCTCGGCATCGAACACCGAAGCCACCGTCATGTCGAAGCTGAGCTTTACCTTGGCTCCGACGTTGAAGCGGCGCGCGCCGTTGACGCGTACCGACATCGTGTGACCGGCATGTTTCAGCCACAGAAGATTGTCCGCGCCCATCGGCTCCTCGATATCGACGGTGGCATCATGTTCCTCGCCGCCGACATTCTCGTTGACCTTGATATGCTCTGGGCGAACGCCGAGCACCACCTTGCGGCCGGGCTGCAGCGTCTCGCTGGCCTCGTAGGCAGCGAGCGAGAAAATGACGCCGTTGGCGGAAAAGGCAATGCCGTCGCCTGATTTGACCAGTTCGCCCCGCAGGAAATTCATCGACGGCGAGCCGATGAAGCCGGCGACGAAGAGATTGCGCGGCCTGTTGTAGATCGTCGTCGGATCGTCGAGCTGCTGGATGATGCCGCTCTTCATGATCGCGATGCGGTCGGCAAGCGTCAGCGCCTCGATCTGGTCATGGGTGACGTAGATCATCGTATTCTTCAGCGACTGGTGCAGGCGCTTGATTTCGACGCGCAATTCCGAGCGCAGCTTGGCGTCGAGGTTGGACAGCGGCTCGTCGAACAGGAAGACGTCGACATCGCGCACCAGTGCCCGGCCGATCGCCACGCGCTGGCGCTGTCCGCCTGATAGTTCGGCCGGCTTACGCTTCAACAGCGGCTGAATCTGCAGGATTTCGGAGGCACGCGCCACCCGCTTGTCGATCTCGGCCTGCGGCACCTTGGCAACGCGAAGGCCGAAGGACAGGTTCTTCTCGACGGTCATCTGCGGATAGAGCGCATAGGACTGGAACACCATGCCGATGCCGCGGTCCTTCGGCTCTTCCCAGGTGACGTTCTTGCCCTTGATGAAGATCTGCCCTTCAGAGGCATCGAGCAGGCCGGCGATGCAATTCAGCAAGGTCGACTTGCCGCAGCCGGACGAGCCGAGCAGTACCAGGAACTCGCCGTCGTTGATGTCGAGGTTGAGATCTTTCAGCACGCTCACCGCGCCGAAGTTCAGCGACAGATCCTTGATGGAAACGCTTGAGTTGGAGACACTTGAATTCACGTTCATGGGATCAACCCTTCACTGCGCCAGCGGCGATGCCGCGGACGAAAAGTCGTCCCGACACGAAGTAAACGATGAGCGGCACGAGACCGGTGAGGATCGTTGCCGCCATGTTGACGTTGTATTCCTTCACGCCCTGGACGGAATTGACGATGTTGTTGAGCTGCACGGTCATCGGATAGGTATCCGGCCGGGTGAAGACCACGCCGAACAGGAAGTCGTTCCAGATGCCGGTCACCTGCAGGATCATCGCGACGACGAAGATCGGCAGCGACATCGGCAGCATGATCTTCAGGAAGATCTGCCAGAAGCCCGCACCGTCGACACGCGCCGCCTTGAACAATTCTTCCGGCAGCGACACGAAATAATTGCGGAAGAGCAGCGTCAGGATCGGCATGCCGAAGATCGAATGCACGATGACGAGACCCGTCAGCGTGCCGTAGATGCCGATTTCACGCAGGATGATGACGATCGGATAGATCATCACCTGATAGGGAATGAACGCCCCGATGATGAGGATCGAGAAGAACAGCTCTGATCCCTTGAAGCGCCAGTTTGCCAGCGCATAACCGTTCACCGAGGCAATGGCGATCGAGATGATGACCGACGGCACGGTGATGCGCACCGAGTTCCAGAAACCGCGCGACAGGCCGTCGCAGTTCAAGCCTGTGCAGGCCTCCGCCCAGGCCTTCACCCAGGGCTCGAAGGTTATTTCCATCGGTGGCGAGAAGATATTGCCGAGACGGATTTCCGGCATGCCCTTCAGCGAGGTGACGACCATCACATAGAGCGGCAGCAGATAATAGAGCGCCGCGATCGTCAGCGTACCGTAGAGCATGATGTTGCGCGACGACAGCGCCGGGCGCGGCTTCGCGCCGCTCGGGCCTTCGCCGAGTCTCGGTGCGACGGCATCGATACCGGCAACGGTGGTGTTGAGAGTTCCTACATCAGCCACGCTTGCGCCCTCCGCCGAATTCAAGATAGGCCCACGGAACGATGATGATCGCGACGGTGACGAGCATCATGGTCGAGGCAGCAAAGCCCTGCCCCAGGTTCTGCGCCTGGAACATGTAGTCGTAGACATATTTCGCCGGCACTTCCGAAGAAATGCCCGGCCCGCCCGATGTCTGCGCCACCACGAGGTCGTAGACCTTGACGATACCCGAGGCGATGATGACGATCGTCGTAATGAACACCGGCCGCATCATCGGGATCACGATGAAAAGATAGGTCCTCCACATCGGAATGCCGTCGACGCGCGCCGCCTTCCAGATGTCTTCGTCGATGCCGCGCAGGCCGGCCAGCATCAGGCACATGACGAGACCCGTTCCCTGCCACAGCGCCGCGATCAGAATGCCGTAGATGACGATTTCAGGCGTATAGAGCGGATTGAAGGTGAAGCTCGTCCAGCCCATCGAACGCACGACTGACTGAATGCCGAAATCGGGGTTCAGAACCCATTGCCAGACGAGGCCCGTCACGATGAAGGACAGCGCGAAGGGATAGAGGAAGATGGTGCGGAATGTGTTTTCGAAACGGATCTTCTGGTCCATCAGCGCGGCGAGCATAAAACCGATGACCAGGCTGAAGACCAGCGAGAGCACGCCGTAGAGAGCCAGGTTCTCGATGGCCGTCACCCAGCGGGGTGCCGCCCAGAGTCGCTCGTACTGATCGATGCCGACAAAGCTCAACCGCGGAAGCAGCTTGGAATTGGTGAAGGAATAAAAGACCGTCCAGAACGTGCCGCCGACAAAGATCACCAGCGCTGTCAGGATCATCGGGATGGACGCAATCTTGGCATTCAGATTGCGCAGTAACTTGATTGGCCGGCCTGCTTGCGCTTGACCCGTCATGAACACTTCTCCTCAATTCGCAGCTGCGACCCGTAACGGAACGGGTTGGCAGCGTCTGCCATCCTGTCCCGGGATTCGCCGGAATGCCGGAGACACGCCGCCGGCCGGACCATTCGTCCGGCCGGCGGCGTGTCTACCGATCAGTCAGCCGAAGCGATGATTTTGGCGAAACGCTTCTGAGCGTCCTCCGGCGTCATCGACGGGTTGGCGAAGAATTCGGAGAAGAGGTCTTCCTTCTGCTTCTGGCTGTCGGCCGAAAGCAGCTGGTCGGTACCTTGGATCACGTTGCCCTTGGCGAGGATGTCGAGACCCTTCTTCATGCAGTCGTTGGCGGCGGCGAGATCGACATCGCCGCGAACCGGCAGCGAGCCCTTTTTCAGGTTGAAGGCAACCTGGGTCTTGGGATCGAGCAGGGTCTTGGCGAGCACGGCCTGCGCCTTGGATTTTTCCTCGTCCTTCAGCAGCGGGAAGTAGAA
This Rhizobium acidisoli DNA region includes the following protein-coding sequences:
- a CDS encoding sugar phosphate isomerase/epimerase family protein encodes the protein MTKLSYQLYSARNFQPYSAIFEKLGKAGYAEVEGFGGIYADLDDAGLKSLRADLDKNGLVMATGHFSPDFLEKDVQKSLNIAKILGMDSIYAPHLAAEQRPSDAAGWVAFGKRLQEMSKPYKEAGYEFGWHNHDFEFVKLADGSLPIERLFEGAPDISWEADIAWVIRGNADPFAWIEKLGSRITAVHVKDIAPAGEAKDEDGWADVGHGKVEWGKLMAALRATKAKHFVVEHDNPKDIDRNISRSIASFQTY
- a CDS encoding ABC transporter ATP-binding protein — encoded protein: MNVNSSVSNSSVSIKDLSLNFGAVSVLKDLNLDINDGEFLVLLGSSGCGKSTLLNCIAGLLDASEGQIFIKGKNVTWEEPKDRGIGMVFQSYALYPQMTVEKNLSFGLRVAKVPQAEIDKRVARASEILQIQPLLKRKPAELSGGQRQRVAIGRALVRDVDVFLFDEPLSNLDAKLRSELRVEIKRLHQSLKNTMIYVTHDQIEALTLADRIAIMKSGIIQQLDDPTTIYNRPRNLFVAGFIGSPSMNFLRGELVKSGDGIAFSANGVIFSLAAYEASETLQPGRKVVLGVRPEHIKVNENVGGEEHDATVDIEEPMGADNLLWLKHAGHTMSVRVNGARRFNVGAKVKLSFDMTVASVFDAESELRL
- a CDS encoding carbohydrate ABC transporter permease, with the protein product MTGQAQAGRPIKLLRNLNAKIASIPMILTALVIFVGGTFWTVFYSFTNSKLLPRLSFVGIDQYERLWAAPRWVTAIENLALYGVLSLVFSLVIGFMLAALMDQKIRFENTFRTIFLYPFALSFIVTGLVWQWVLNPDFGIQSVVRSMGWTSFTFNPLYTPEIVIYGILIAALWQGTGLVMCLMLAGLRGIDEDIWKAARVDGIPMWRTYLFIVIPMMRPVFITTIVIIASGIVKVYDLVVAQTSGGPGISSEVPAKYVYDYMFQAQNLGQGFAASTMMLVTVAIIIVPWAYLEFGGGRKRG
- a CDS encoding carbohydrate ABC transporter permease: MADVGTLNTTVAGIDAVAPRLGEGPSGAKPRPALSSRNIMLYGTLTIAALYYLLPLYVMVVTSLKGMPEIRLGNIFSPPMEITFEPWVKAWAEACTGLNCDGLSRGFWNSVRITVPSVIISIAIASVNGYALANWRFKGSELFFSILIIGAFIPYQVMIYPIVIILREIGIYGTLTGLVIVHSIFGMPILTLLFRNYFVSLPEELFKAARVDGAGFWQIFLKIMLPMSLPIFVVAMILQVTGIWNDFLFGVVFTRPDTYPMTVQLNNIVNSVQGVKEYNVNMAATILTGLVPLIVYFVSGRLFVRGIAAGAVKG
- a CDS encoding beta-mannosidase; its protein translation is MTQQTPPSNIDLSGSWQLASVDGEIRTAIMLPGDVHTALHRAGLIPDPYFGRNEEKVQWVAEREWAVERSFALPEVDGDWYLDIDYLDTVASVHVNGFLALEADNSFRRYRPDVSSMLKAADNVIRIVFASNIAVGAERQKKQPFYIPYSTGNSPIPDGNMLRKPQCHFGWDWNIAIAPFGLYGTIALKKLETARIEHVVTRQTHNFDGSVDLTVTATLYSKGPSIAQVYFDLDGERVRLDVGVHGETHVNHLFHIDNPRLWWPSGSGEQALYSLSVELPTDEVTKQIGLRTIELITTPDASGSRFAFKVNGREIFCRGANWIPADALFSLSSPEKTEDLLQSAVAANMNMIRVWGGGFYEQDHFYDLCDRLGLMVWQDFMFACNLYPSTEDFLDNVAIEVDYQVRRLSSHPSIALWCGDNELVGALTWFEESRKDRDRYLVSYDRLNRTIEQAVKKALPGALWWPSSPASGYLDFGDAWHADGSGDMHYWSVWHENKSFNNYRSVRPRFCSEFGFQSYTSLPVIKTYAEEKDMNVASPVMELHQKNAGGNERIAGTMFRYFRFPKDFPNFVYLSQIQQGLAIKTAVEYWRSLKPHCMGTIYWQLNDTWPVASWSSLDYGGRWKAMHYLVKRFFQPVAVAAIPSEDGKTIRFSLVNDTLEDISIDLSISALTMKGERLHLKDVQAVCSPDAAVTAASIDVSDIPADTLLAWHFTASNGMGGEGHYVNGTYKALELEPSGLTVAHEYVGESGAIDINVTARGLALFVMIETETDGKYSDNAFDLAAGESRRITFTPAHQLDRGALPEFRFYDLHSCQSAD